A genomic region of Streptosporangium lutulentum contains the following coding sequences:
- a CDS encoding siderophore-interacting protein: MVDAFRAFDVQVRSLQRLSPSFIRVTFTGNDLDLFADNGFDQRIKLVLPLPGHGVKNFPRDGDWFTQWYAQPEPNPLRTYTVRAVRPDVREVDIDVVIHEGGDGPASRWIGAASPGSEAALLGPDARYEDVHGGLEFRPPADCGTVLLAGDETAVPAILTILERLPARFAGEALLEVPHEADVLPVATPSGVKVSWLPREHGEWGSRLVPAVEAAAARLIPSGTAAAELEDVDVDTGELWEVPAETPASGPVYAWLAGEASVIKKLRRHLVSERGMDRRAVAFMGYWRMGRAETTE; this comes from the coding sequence GTGGTTGATGCGTTTCGCGCGTTTGATGTTCAGGTCAGGAGCCTGCAGCGGCTGAGTCCCTCGTTCATACGGGTGACCTTCACCGGCAATGACCTGGACCTCTTCGCGGACAACGGATTCGACCAGCGCATCAAGCTCGTCCTGCCGCTGCCGGGGCACGGCGTGAAGAACTTTCCCCGTGACGGCGACTGGTTCACCCAGTGGTACGCGCAGCCCGAGCCCAACCCGCTGCGCACCTACACCGTGCGCGCGGTCCGGCCGGACGTTCGCGAGGTCGACATCGACGTCGTGATCCACGAGGGCGGCGACGGACCCGCCTCCCGCTGGATCGGCGCGGCCTCGCCGGGTAGCGAGGCCGCGCTGCTGGGACCCGACGCCCGCTACGAAGACGTCCACGGCGGTCTGGAGTTCCGGCCGCCCGCCGACTGCGGCACGGTTCTGCTCGCCGGTGACGAGACCGCGGTTCCCGCCATCCTCACCATCCTGGAGAGGCTGCCGGCGCGGTTCGCCGGGGAGGCGCTGCTGGAGGTTCCGCACGAGGCCGACGTCCTGCCGGTCGCCACGCCCAGCGGGGTGAAGGTGAGCTGGCTGCCCAGGGAGCACGGTGAGTGGGGCAGCCGCCTGGTACCCGCCGTCGAGGCGGCCGCGGCCCGGCTGATCCCCTCCGGTACGGCAGCCGCCGAGCTGGAGGACGTGGACGTCGACACCGGCGAGTTGTGGGAGGTGCCCGCCGAGACGCCGGCCTCAGGCCCGGTCTACGCCTGGCTCGCGGGTGAGGCGTCGGTGATCAAGAAGCTCCGCCGCCACCTGGTGAGCGAGCGGGGCATGGACCGCCGCGCGGTGGCCTTCATGGGCTACTGGCGGATGGGCCGTGCCGAGACGACGGAGTAG
- a CDS encoding VOC family protein, which produces MACRISELVIDTADPDRLAAFWSEVLGYVELGREDDGSIEIGPPGTGFGGPQPTLILSPSSAPRTGKLRLHIDVNATDRDQDAELERLLALGARPVDVGQTGTENWHVLADPEGNEFCLLHTRLQPL; this is translated from the coding sequence ATGGCATGCCGCATCAGTGAGCTGGTCATCGACACCGCCGACCCCGACCGGCTCGCCGCGTTCTGGAGCGAGGTCCTCGGCTACGTCGAACTCGGCCGGGAGGACGACGGAAGCATCGAGATCGGGCCGCCCGGCACCGGCTTCGGCGGCCCGCAGCCCACTCTCATCCTCAGCCCCAGCAGCGCCCCGCGGACCGGGAAGCTCCGGCTGCACATCGACGTCAACGCCACCGACCGCGACCAGGACGCCGAGCTGGAGCGACTGCTCGCTCTCGGCGCCAGGCCCGTCGACGTCGGCCAGACCGGCACCGAGAACTGGCACGTCCTGGCCGACCCGGAAGGCAATGAATTCTGCCTCCTGCACACCCGGCTCCAGCCCCTCTGA
- a CDS encoding CU044_5270 family protein, producing the protein MSREPDATHLLAMARPASLDRGSRVSADDMLIMAATEAPAEPTHRPSRPRRGLSTALRFTAVATAVAVATVVLVRSTDTELATPAPLSARTVLLAAAERIETANPATGRYWHTTGQSMAVGGWGQGPVGGPTPKIVNFRVTCTHEVWMARSERDPSWLVVTAQSGKPLTKADEETWRQQGAYRFGGCEGAGGAPIVGGAALPAPPFATRLDDKLHPDVSYPQVGAVHVTTEEVMDLPADPAKLKEVLQEWTRRGGYRVTEESLFTQAAGLLSQLPTTPHVRAALYRTLAGLSSVKNIGTVKDPLGRVGTGIELSGCERQLIIDGASGGLLAVQERRSPDCTAEPTAWTALTASGWTDASPALPKTLMRNGR; encoded by the coding sequence ATGAGCCGCGAGCCCGACGCGACGCACCTGCTTGCCATGGCCCGCCCGGCTTCGCTGGATCGCGGATCACGCGTCTCCGCCGACGACATGCTGATCATGGCCGCCACCGAGGCACCGGCAGAGCCCACTCACCGGCCGTCGCGCCCGAGACGAGGCCTGTCGACCGCCCTTCGGTTCACCGCCGTCGCGACGGCGGTCGCGGTCGCGACCGTCGTACTCGTGCGGAGCACGGACACCGAGCTCGCCACACCTGCCCCCCTGTCCGCCCGTACCGTACTCCTCGCCGCTGCGGAGCGGATCGAGACCGCGAACCCGGCGACCGGCCGCTACTGGCACACCACCGGCCAGAGCATGGCGGTAGGAGGATGGGGACAAGGGCCCGTCGGCGGCCCGACTCCCAAGATCGTCAACTTCCGGGTGACGTGCACCCACGAAGTCTGGATGGCGAGATCGGAGCGGGATCCCAGCTGGCTCGTGGTCACCGCCCAGTCAGGCAAGCCGCTCACCAAGGCCGACGAGGAGACCTGGCGCCAACAGGGCGCGTACAGGTTCGGTGGCTGCGAGGGGGCCGGCGGCGCTCCGATTGTGGGCGGTGCGGCGTTGCCGGCACCGCCGTTCGCCACGCGACTCGACGACAAGCTTCATCCGGACGTTTCCTATCCTCAGGTCGGAGCCGTTCATGTCACCACGGAAGAGGTCATGGATCTGCCGGCCGATCCGGCGAAGCTCAAGGAGGTCCTTCAGGAGTGGACCCGGCGAGGTGGTTACCGGGTCACCGAGGAGTCTCTGTTCACGCAGGCCGCCGGCCTGCTCTCCCAGCTTCCGACGACTCCCCACGTACGGGCCGCGCTCTACCGCACGCTGGCGGGCCTTTCGAGCGTGAAGAACATCGGGACGGTCAAGGACCCTCTGGGACGCGTCGGGACGGGGATAGAGCTGTCGGGCTGTGAAAGACAGCTCATCATCGACGGAGCGTCGGGCGGGCTTCTGGCCGTTCAAGAACGACGATCTCCTGATTGCACGGCCGAACCCACCGCGTGGACCGCGCTGACAGCGTCCGGCTGGACCGACGCAAGTCCGGCGCTTCCCAAGACGCTCATGCGCAACGGCCGATGA
- a CDS encoding RNA polymerase sigma factor, translating into MPNPHERFTALYDTYQARVYGYATSRAGHQLAEEVVSETFLVAWRRLDDIPDHAQLPWLFRVARNILRDNFRQAARRESLEAELRTWMEEAVTDAGEHATERVAVLRALATLSEDDKEILTLTTWHGLSAAEAAEVFGCTKAAFYVRLHRARHRLRSAIEATGTITSQKPVTVPGGKVR; encoded by the coding sequence TTGCCCAACCCACACGAGCGCTTCACCGCGCTCTACGACACCTACCAAGCGCGGGTGTACGGCTACGCGACAAGCCGCGCCGGGCATCAACTCGCGGAGGAAGTGGTCAGCGAGACCTTCCTGGTCGCCTGGCGGCGTCTCGACGACATCCCCGACCACGCGCAGTTGCCGTGGCTCTTCCGCGTCGCTCGCAACATCCTGCGCGACAACTTCCGGCAGGCCGCCCGGCGTGAATCCCTGGAGGCCGAACTGAGAACGTGGATGGAAGAGGCCGTCACCGACGCGGGCGAACACGCCACCGAGCGAGTCGCCGTACTCCGCGCGCTGGCCACCTTGTCCGAGGACGACAAAGAGATCCTGACCCTGACCACCTGGCACGGCCTGTCGGCCGCCGAAGCGGCCGAGGTGTTCGGCTGCACCAAGGCCGCCTTCTACGTCCGGCTGCATCGAGCGCGCCACCGACTGCGATCGGCGATCGAAGCCACCGGCACCATCACATCCCAAAAGCCCGTGACCGTCCCAGGGGGAAAAGTCCGATGA